The proteins below come from a single Asanoa ferruginea genomic window:
- a CDS encoding DNA-3-methyladenine glycosylase I, which translates to MTDDVMIGTDGKPRCSWAGTGDTAFGRYHDEVWGNRTYDEAALFEALTLGVFEAGLSWSIVFGKRDDFRRAFHGFDVPTVAAMTKRDVDRLTADATIIRNRAKIQATVDNARAMASASPSLESLARSHEVNRKRSPRTGADVPASTPDAEVFAKQLKDQGFHFVGPTSTYAFMQNVGVVNDHLHGCFRASDYRG; encoded by the coding sequence ATGACCGACGACGTCATGATCGGGACCGACGGCAAGCCGCGGTGCTCCTGGGCCGGCACGGGCGACACGGCGTTCGGTCGCTACCACGACGAGGTCTGGGGCAACCGCACCTACGACGAAGCGGCGCTGTTCGAGGCGCTCACCCTAGGCGTCTTCGAGGCGGGCCTGAGCTGGTCGATCGTCTTCGGCAAACGCGACGACTTCCGCCGGGCCTTCCACGGCTTCGACGTGCCGACGGTGGCGGCGATGACCAAGCGCGACGTCGACCGGCTGACTGCGGACGCGACCATCATCCGCAACCGCGCCAAGATCCAGGCCACGGTCGACAACGCCCGCGCGATGGCGTCGGCGTCGCCGAGCCTGGAGTCGCTGGCCCGGTCACACGAGGTGAACCGGAAGCGGTCGCCCCGCACGGGCGCGGACGTGCCGGCGTCGACCCCGGACGCCGAGGTGTTCGCCAAACAGCTCAAGGACCAGGGCTTCCACTTCGTGGGCCCGACGAGCACCTACGCGTTCATGCAGAACGTCGGCGTGGTCAACGACCACCTGCACGGCTGCTTCCGGGCCAGCGACTACAGGGGATAG
- a CDS encoding potassium channel family protein gives MKALLLPLKAIYRGLVFFANSPRTLMLSYALMIVAAAGLYSVFEDVGLGDSVWWAVVTASTVGYGDISPDTWQARAIAVVLISTMVLLVIPLITAHFASKLIVDTDAFRHDEQEELKNNLRVVRRLLEELAAREGIAATAAGSASPLAERSE, from the coding sequence ATGAAGGCCTTGCTGCTGCCCCTGAAGGCGATCTACCGCGGGCTGGTTTTCTTCGCCAACTCGCCGCGCACGCTGATGCTGTCGTACGCCCTGATGATCGTCGCGGCGGCGGGGCTCTACAGCGTCTTCGAGGATGTCGGGCTGGGCGACTCGGTGTGGTGGGCGGTGGTCACCGCGTCGACGGTCGGCTACGGCGACATCTCGCCCGACACCTGGCAGGCGCGCGCCATCGCGGTCGTGTTGATCTCCACGATGGTGCTGCTGGTGATCCCGCTGATCACGGCACACTTCGCCAGCAAGCTGATCGTCGACACCGACGCGTTCCGCCACGACGAGCAGGAAGAACTGAAGAACAACCTGCGCGTCGTGCGCCGGCTCCTGGAAGAACTGGCCGCCCGGGAGGGCATCGCGGCTACTGCGGCGGGCAGCGCTTCCCCTCTGGCGGAACGGTCTGAGTGA
- the ligD gene encoding non-homologous end-joining DNA ligase — protein sequence MPSKKAAAVEVEVAGHTVRLSSPDRVMFPRAGYTKQDVFDYYLAVGDGITRALDHRPTTLQRFPDGIDGEAFYQKRLPARGTPDWLNGAEITFPSGRKATELCPVDLAHVAWAAQMNTVVFHAWPVRAKDADHPDELRIDLDPQPGTDFGDAAEAAGELRAVLDEIGATGWPKTSGGRGVHVYLRIQPRWTFVEVRRATIALARALERRRPDLVTTSWWKEERGERVFVDFNQMARDRTIAAAYSLRANARATASTPLTWAELPDVEPDDFDLRTLPKRFAEIGDPHAGINDNAFDITPLLEWSAADERDGRGGDMPYPPDHPKMPGEPPRVQPSKKNAANWKDDA from the coding sequence ATGCCGTCGAAGAAGGCCGCCGCTGTCGAAGTCGAGGTCGCTGGGCACACCGTGCGGCTCAGCAGTCCCGACCGGGTGATGTTTCCCCGGGCCGGCTACACGAAGCAGGACGTGTTCGACTACTACCTGGCCGTCGGCGACGGCATCACGCGGGCGCTCGACCACCGCCCGACCACGCTCCAGCGCTTCCCCGACGGGATCGACGGCGAGGCGTTCTACCAGAAGCGGCTGCCGGCCCGGGGCACCCCCGACTGGCTCAACGGCGCCGAGATCACCTTCCCGAGCGGGCGCAAAGCGACCGAGCTCTGCCCGGTCGACCTCGCCCACGTCGCCTGGGCCGCGCAGATGAACACCGTCGTCTTCCACGCCTGGCCGGTGCGGGCCAAGGACGCCGACCACCCCGACGAGTTGCGGATCGACCTCGACCCGCAGCCGGGCACCGACTTCGGCGACGCGGCCGAGGCGGCCGGTGAGCTGCGTGCCGTGCTCGACGAGATCGGTGCGACCGGCTGGCCGAAGACGTCGGGCGGCCGGGGCGTGCACGTCTACCTGCGGATCCAGCCGCGGTGGACGTTCGTGGAGGTGCGTCGCGCGACGATCGCGCTGGCCCGGGCGCTCGAGCGGCGCCGGCCCGACCTGGTCACCACGAGTTGGTGGAAGGAGGAGCGGGGGGAGCGGGTGTTCGTCGACTTCAACCAGATGGCGCGCGATCGCACCATCGCGGCCGCCTACTCGCTGCGGGCCAACGCGCGGGCCACCGCCTCGACGCCGTTGACCTGGGCCGAGTTGCCTGACGTCGAGCCTGACGACTTCGACCTGCGTACCCTGCCGAAGCGGTTCGCCGAGATCGGTGACCCGCACGCCGGCATCAACGACAACGCGTTCGACATCACGCCGCTGCTGGAGTGGTCGGCGGCCGACGAGCGCGACGGGCGCGGCGGCGACATGCCCTACCCGCCCGACCACCCGAAGATGCCGGGCGAGCCGCCGCGGGTGCAGCCGAGCAAGAAGAACGCGGCCAACTGGAAAGACGACGCCTAG
- a CDS encoding GNAT family N-acetyltransferase, translating to MIFRPALRADVPAIVGLLADDPIGAGRETVSEEIDAAYWQAFDALDGDPRNIVIVADLDGEIVGTMQLIFIPSLTRRGAQRLEIEGVRVAATHRGAGLGRRMIAWAVDEARAAGCSLVQLTTDKRRTDARRFYESLGFAATHEGMKLAL from the coding sequence ATGATCTTCAGGCCCGCTTTGCGCGCGGATGTCCCAGCGATTGTCGGGCTTCTGGCAGACGACCCGATCGGCGCCGGCCGCGAGACGGTGTCGGAGGAGATCGACGCCGCCTACTGGCAGGCCTTCGACGCCCTCGACGGCGACCCCCGCAACATCGTGATCGTCGCCGACCTCGACGGCGAGATCGTCGGCACGATGCAGCTCATCTTCATCCCGTCGCTCACCCGCCGCGGCGCCCAACGCCTGGAAATCGAGGGGGTACGCGTCGCCGCCACCCACCGCGGCGCCGGCCTCGGCCGCCGGATGATCGCGTGGGCGGTCGACGAGGCCCGGGCCGCGGGCTGCTCGCTGGTGCAACTCACCACCGACAAGCGCCGCACCGACGCCCGTCGTTTTTACGAGTCGCTGGGATTCGCCGCCACGCACGAGGGCATGAAGCTGGCCCTCTAG
- a CDS encoding alpha/beta hydrolase: MRVRLLATAFLAGALALTGCTVPVVAPNTGDGAVAPSGQPAPAASGQAAWRPCPDVPGKLVGRGASGMTYDCATIKVPQDWSNAGNGETFDLALIRVRSSKQHDRIGSLLVNPGGPGASGVNLAVYLSFGAAFQGIPAEVTDRFDIVGFDPRGVDRSSPIECIPDEQLDESFGYVPDPVTQPQFDGLVNLNKSIGQECQAKYGDKLKLFSTVQTAKDMDAIRSAVGDQKMTYLGYSYGTLLGATYAQLFPQNVRALVLDGAVDPRQSFVAGSESQAKGFALAFDNFAKWCDPNPAQCPIAPDAKAAVNTAIDKAEVSPVTDAKGRKATAGWVFYAVISSLYTQSGWQALASAIKQLEAGKPAEVFQLADAYAERSPDGTYSNLFDANIAINCADQASVADVAQVRSYQGQWRSSIPLFGAPLAVGMLTCSVWPGGHDPYPTGPATGSPPILVVGTTGDPATPYAQAPALAKMLGVGRLLTWEGEGHTAYPQTACITDAVDSYILTQTVPPEGKRCPPQ, translated from the coding sequence GTGCGCGTTCGCCTGCTCGCAACCGCTTTCCTCGCCGGTGCCCTCGCGCTGACCGGCTGCACCGTCCCGGTCGTCGCGCCCAACACGGGTGACGGCGCGGTGGCGCCGAGCGGCCAGCCCGCCCCAGCCGCCTCCGGCCAGGCCGCGTGGCGACCCTGCCCCGACGTGCCGGGCAAGCTCGTCGGCCGCGGCGCGTCGGGCATGACCTACGACTGCGCGACGATCAAGGTGCCGCAGGACTGGTCCAACGCCGGCAACGGGGAGACCTTCGACCTCGCGCTGATCCGGGTGCGCTCCAGCAAGCAGCACGACCGGATCGGCTCGCTGCTGGTCAACCCGGGCGGCCCCGGCGCCTCCGGCGTCAACCTGGCCGTCTACCTCAGCTTCGGCGCCGCGTTCCAGGGCATCCCGGCCGAGGTCACCGACCGGTTCGACATCGTCGGCTTCGACCCGCGCGGTGTCGACCGGTCCAGCCCGATCGAGTGCATCCCCGACGAGCAGCTCGACGAGAGCTTCGGCTACGTGCCCGACCCGGTCACCCAGCCCCAGTTCGACGGCCTGGTCAACCTCAACAAGAGCATCGGCCAGGAGTGCCAGGCCAAATACGGCGACAAGCTCAAGCTGTTCTCCACGGTGCAGACCGCCAAGGACATGGACGCGATCCGCAGCGCCGTCGGCGACCAGAAGATGACCTACCTGGGCTACTCCTACGGCACGCTGCTCGGCGCCACCTACGCCCAACTCTTCCCGCAGAACGTCCGCGCGCTGGTGCTCGACGGCGCGGTCGACCCGCGGCAGAGCTTCGTCGCCGGCTCGGAGAGCCAGGCGAAGGGCTTCGCGCTGGCGTTCGACAACTTCGCCAAGTGGTGCGACCCCAATCCCGCGCAGTGCCCGATCGCGCCCGACGCCAAGGCCGCGGTGAACACCGCGATCGACAAGGCCGAGGTGTCGCCGGTGACCGACGCCAAGGGCCGCAAGGCCACCGCCGGCTGGGTCTTCTACGCGGTGATCTCGTCGCTCTACACCCAGTCGGGCTGGCAGGCCCTGGCGAGCGCGATCAAGCAGCTCGAGGCCGGCAAGCCGGCGGAGGTGTTCCAGCTCGCCGACGCCTACGCCGAGCGCAGCCCCGACGGCACCTACTCCAACCTGTTCGACGCCAACATCGCCATCAACTGCGCCGACCAGGCGAGCGTGGCCGACGTCGCACAGGTGCGCAGCTATCAGGGCCAGTGGCGCTCGTCGATCCCGCTGTTCGGCGCCCCGCTCGCGGTCGGCATGCTGACCTGCTCGGTCTGGCCCGGCGGGCACGACCCCTACCCGACCGGTCCGGCCACCGGCTCACCACCGATCCTGGTGGTCGGCACCACCGGTGACCCCGCGACGCCCTACGCGCAGGCACCGGCGCTGGCCAAGATGCTCGGCGTCGGGCGGCTGCTGACCTGGGAGGGCGAGGGGCACACCGCCTACCCGCAGACGGCGTGCATCACCGACGCGGTCGACTCCTACATCCTCACTCAGACCGTTCCGCCAGAGGGGAAGCGCTGCCCGCCGCAGTAG
- a CDS encoding TetR/AcrR family transcriptional regulator, whose product MIDAAERILEREGPEAVTMRRLAEELRIQAPSLYKHIAGKTEIEAALQQRALERLGSVLAGASGDLATLAAAYRRWALDHPRLYEFTARHSLDRQGLASGVEAAAAEPLLKVTGGNMAAARAIWGFAHGLVDLELTNRFPADADVDAAWAHGISAFASYCPPQPDGLS is encoded by the coding sequence ATGATCGACGCGGCCGAGCGGATCCTGGAACGCGAAGGCCCGGAGGCCGTCACCATGCGGCGCCTCGCCGAAGAACTGCGAATCCAGGCACCCTCGCTCTACAAGCACATCGCGGGCAAGACCGAGATCGAAGCGGCGCTGCAACAGCGCGCGCTGGAACGGCTCGGCAGCGTGCTGGCCGGGGCCAGCGGTGACCTGGCCACGCTTGCCGCGGCCTACCGGCGATGGGCGCTCGACCACCCACGCCTCTACGAGTTCACTGCCCGGCATTCCCTGGATCGTCAAGGTCTCGCATCCGGGGTCGAGGCCGCCGCCGCCGAGCCCCTGCTCAAGGTCACCGGCGGAAACATGGCGGCCGCGCGGGCCATCTGGGGTTTCGCGCACGGCCTCGTCGATCTCGAACTGACCAACCGATTCCCAGCGGACGCCGACGTGGACGCGGCCTGGGCACACGGGATCAGCGCGTTTGCCAGCTATTGCCCGCCGCAGCCCGACGGTCTTTCCTGA